DNA from Xanthomonas hyacinthi:
CTGCCGCTCCTGGTCGGCATAGCCCTTGACCGTGTTGACCAGGTTCGGGATCAGGTCGGCGCGGCGCTTGTACTGGTTCAGCACCTCGGACCAGCCGGCCTTGACCGCCTCGTCCTTCTGCTGGATCGCGTTGTAGCCGCAACCGGACAACAGCACCGCCACGGCGGCGAGCAACAACGAGCGGGACAACAGGCGCATGGCGCGCTCCTGTGGAAGACAGGGTGCAGCTTGCCACGCCCCCGCTAAAAACGCAGCCGCGGACGGCATCAGCCGTTCACCACTGGCCGGCGCCGGGCACGTGATGGGCGGCGGCGCGGCGGCGCATCAGCAGGTTCAGCCATTCCACCAGCACCGAGAAGCCCATCGCCGCGTAGACGTAGGGCTTGGGCACGTGCACGTCCACGCCGTCCAGGATCAGCACCACGCCGATCATCAGGATGAACGCCAGCGCCAGCATCTTCACCGTCGGGTTGGCGTCGATGAAGCGGCCCAGCGGGTTGGCCGCCAGCAGCATCGCCGCCACCGCCAGCAGCACCGCCGCCACCATCACCGGGATGTGCTGGGCCATGCCGACCGCGGTGATCACCGAGTCCAGCGAGAACACGATGTCGATCACCGCGATCTGCGCGATCACCATCCAGAACACGCCCGAGGCCTTGCTGGTGGTCGGATCGGCGTCTTCGCCGCCGGTGATCATTTCGCGGATCTCCATCGTGCCCTTCACCAGCAGGAACGCGCCGCCGACGATCAGCACCAGGTCGCGCACCGAGATGCCCATGCCGGCGACGCTGAACAGCTCGCCCTGCATCCGCGCCAGGAACGCCAGCGACACCAGCAGCGCGATGCGGGTCAGGCACGCCACCGCGATGCCGAACTTGCGCGCGGCCGGGCGCTGCGCCTCCGGCAGCTTGCCCACCGCGATGGAAATGAACACCAGGTTGTCGATGCCCAGCACGATTTCCAACGCGCTCAGCGTCAGCAGCGTCAGCCAGGTGTTGGGATCGGCGAGAAACTCGAAAGCCATGGGGGTCGAATCCTTTAACGGTAAAAAAGACAGGTGGACGTCACCGCAGGCGCGGCAGCAGGATCAGGCCCCAGCACAGCAGCACATTGGCCAGCATCAGCAGCACCGCGGCCGAGCCCATGTCCTTGGCGCGGCCGGCCAGTTCGTGGTGCTCCGGGCCGTAGCGCTCGATCAGCGCCTCGATCGCGGAATTGAGCAGTTCCACCGCCAGCACCAGCAGCAGCGAGCCGATCATCAGCGCCTGCTGCACCGGCCCCTGCCCCAGCCACAGCGCCAACGGCGCCAGCACCACGAACAGGCACGCTTCCAGCCGGAACGAGGACTCGTGCAGCCAGGCGGCGCGCAGCCCCTGCCAGGACCAGCGCAGCGCCATCAGCATCCGCCGCGGCCCGCGCGGCAGGTGCCCGAATTGGTCGGCCATGGATCAGGCCCGGCCTGCGGAACGGAGACGCGACGGCAACGGCCGGAAGGGAACGGTCATGGGCAATGGCGAAGCGGGCTAGGCGCCAATTTTGCCACAAGCCCCCGCTCGCCGCTGGGCCGGGCCGCCGCCGGCGGCGGATTTGCCTGCGGCGCAGCGCCTGCGGCACCATCGCCGCTGCGTCGTAGTTAGGAGGTACTCCATGTCCCGTTCGCCGCTGCGCACCGCGCTGCTCGCCACCGGCCTGTTCGTGCTGGGCCTGCATTCGGCCCTGGCGCTCACCCCGGCGGCCGTGCCGAAGATCCCCGAACAGGTCTCCAGTCCGGCCTGGGAAGCAGACATGCAACGCTTCGCCCAGGCCGACGCCGCGCATCCGCCGAAGCCCGGCGGCGTGCTGTTCGTCGGCAGTTCCTCGATCCGCTTCTGGCAGTCGCTGGCCAGCGACTTCCCCGGTGTGGACACGCTCAACCGCGGCTTCGGCGGCTCGGAGATCCGCGACAGCACCTGGTATGCCGACCGCATCGTGGTGCCGTACCGGCCGCGCCTGGTGGTGTTCTACGCCGGCGACAACGACCTCAACAGCGGCCGCAGCCCACAGCAGCTGCGCGACGATTTCCTGGCCTTCGTGGCGCGGGTGCGCCGCGACCTGCCCGGCACCCGCATCGCCTACCTCTCGATCAAGCCCAGCCCGGCGCGCGCGGCGCTGCTGCCGCAGGTGGCCGCAGCCAACGCGCTGATCCGCAAGGCCGCCGCGGGGCTGAAGCAGGTGGACTTCATCGACGTATACACGCCGATGCTCGGCGCCGACGGGCAACCGCGCGGCGAACTGTTCGGCGCGGACCATCTGCATATGAACGCCGCCGGCTATGCGCTGTGGCGCGACATCGTGCGCCCGTATCTGCAGCGCTGAGCGCGCCGCGCGCGCCGACGCCGCCGATTCAGGCGCTCCGGCCGCTCACTTGACCGGATCGAAGCGCACGGTAGCGGTAGTGCCGCCGCCTTCGGCGCTTTCCAGCCCGATCCGCCAGCCGAAGCGCTCGCACAGCCGGCGCACGATCGACAGGCCCAATCCGGTGCCCTGCGGGCGGTCAGGTTCGGCGCGGAAGAACGGCTCGAACGCGCGCTGCAGCGCTTCGTGGGACATGCCGATGCCGGTATCGCGGATGCTGATCCGGTCGCTGCCGATCTCGACCACGATGCTGCCGGCATCGGTATAGCTGCAGGCGTTGCGCAGCAGATTGCTGACCACCACGTGCAGCACCCGCGGCGGCGCATGCAACTGCGTGGCCGCCAGCACGCTGACGCGCAGCGTCACCGGCTTGCCGGCCAGCAGTTCGCGCGCATTCTCGGCCTCGTGCTCGACCACGTCGGCGACCTCGAAGGTCTCGCTCTGCGGCACCACGTCCGCTTCGCGCGCCAGGATCAGGAACGCGTCGATCACCGCCTCCATGTCGCGGCCGGCGCGCTGGATGCGCTGCAGGCTGCGGCCCAGCCGCGGCGGCAGGTCCGGATCGGTCATCGCGATGTCGCTGGCGACGCGGATCACGGTCAGCGGCGTGCGCAGTTCATGGCTGGCGTCGCGGGTGAAGTTGCGCTCGCGCGAGACATGGTCGGTGACGCGCAAGGCCAGCGCATGCAGCGCGGCGGCCAGTTGCCGCGATTCACCCTGCACGTCGGCCGGCAGGTTTTCCGGCGCCAGGTCGGCGGTGGACGGATGCCGCGGGTCCCATTGCGAGACGCGCCGCGCCAGCCAGTTCAGCGGCGACAGCCGGCGCCGCGAGGCGCGGTGGGTCAGCCATCCCACCACCGCCACCGCGATCAGGGTCAGCAGCGCCGGCACGATGCCGAACCAGAACGCCAGGCGCTGCGCCTGCGCGCGCAGGAACACCAGATACAGGCGCCCGGCCTTGGTCTCGTCGACCAGCACCATCTCGCCGCCGGGGCGGTTCTCGTGCAGGCCGGGATCGAGGCCGCGCAGCTGCGCCGGCAGCGCCGCATCCGATTGCCCGGCCGGTACCAGATAACCACGCAAGGTGTGGCTGTTGGGCGGCGGCTGCGCCGGCGACTGCGCGTACAGGCGCCAGTAGTGCGCCGCTTCCTGGCGCATCACCGACCCCACCAGCGAGTGCTGCACCACCGCCACCACCAGATAGCTGCCCAACCCGACGATGCAGCCAGCGAACAGGATCCGGGCGATCAGGGCAAGGCGGATTTTGCGCGGCAAACCGTACGGCATTACAGCTTCCGTGTGACGTCGCCGCGATTATAAGAGGGCGAATCGTGAATCCGCCGTGCAAGCAGGCCCCGTTGCCGGGGCCTGCCGCGCAACGCTCGCGAGTACTACCGCTCAGCTCATCGGCTGGGCGATGTCGGCGATGCGGTAGCCGGCGCTCTGCACGGTGTGCAGCAACGGCCGGTCGAACGGCTTGTCGATGATCTTGCGCAGGTTGTACAGATGGCTGCGCAGCGTGTCCGAGTCCGGCAGGCCGTTGCCCCAGATCTCGCGCTCGATCTCCTGGCGGGTGACCACCCGCGGCGATTCGCGCATCAGGATGGTCAGCAGGCGCAGGCCGATCGGCGACAGCTGCAGTTCGGTGCCGGCACGGGTCGCACGCATGCTCACCGGATCCAGCACCAGGTCGGCCACCTTCAGCACTTCCGAACCCACCTGGCGGCGCTCGCGGCGGATCAGCGCGCGCAGCCGCGCTTCCAGTTCCTGGATCGCGAACGGCTTGGTCAGGTAGTCGTCGGCGCCGAAACCCAGGCCGGTGAGCTTGTCGTCGAGCGTGTCGCGCGCGGTCAGCATCAGCACCGGCGTGGACTTGCGCGCGTCGTTGCGCAAACGGCGGCACACTTCGATGCCGTCCAGGCGCGGCAGCATCAGGTCCAGCACCACCACGTCGTAGCTGTTCTCCGCCGCCAGGCGATAGCCGTCCAGGCCATCGCAGGCGTAATCCACTTCGAATCCGCGACCTTCCAGGTATTCGCCGATCATTTCGGAGATGTTGCGGTTGTCCTCGACGACCAGAACGAGTCCGGAGGTTTCCTTGGTCTGACGCATAGAGCTTCCTCAGTCTTCAGCTTTGTGAAACATGCCGGAAGCCCGGTGGTGACCGCGTGAAGAACGCCTCAGGTGCCTGACCGGCGCAAAAATCACCCGCCGATCAAGGGCTTGAGCTTGGGCCACACATTGTCCAGCAGCGTCGGCTGGCCGGCGGCGGTGGGATGCAGGCCGTCGTCCTGCATCAGCGCCGGATTCAGCGCCACGCCCTCCAGCAGGAACGGCAGCAGCCCGGTCTGGTACTGCCTGGCCAGGTCCGCGTAGACCGCGCGCAGCCGCTGCCGGTACGCCGGCCCGTAGTTCGGCGGCACGTCGATGCCGAGCAGCAGCACCTTGGCGCCGGCGTCACGGCTGAGCACGATCATCTTCTCCAGATTGCCGCGCAGCTCCGCCGGGGTCAGCCCGCGCAGCGCATCGTTGCCGCCGAGTTCGATCACCACCACCGCCGGCCGGTGCTTGAGCAGCAGCGCCGGCAGCCGGGTCAGCGCGCCGGAGGAGGTCTCGCCGCTGATGCTGGCATTGACGACCGCCGGCGGCGCCCGCATCTGTTGCTGCAGGCGGCGCTCCAGCAGCGCCACCCAGCCGGACTGGAGCGGGATGTTGTGCGCGGCGCTGAGGCTGTCGCCGACCACCAGCACCGGCCCCGCCGCACCTTTGGCACAGGCGATGGCGGGCAGCAGCAGACACCATGCCAGACAGGCCCAGAGCCAGGCGCTGCGCGTCCAGGCCGGCGTTCCTTTCGTATCGTTGCCACGCATCCGGAGATTTCCTCATCGACAATCTGGCCCCCACTCCCCGCACCGGCATCGCGATCGACGTACGCGATGTCGGCAAATCCGTCAGCGGACCGGAGGGTACGGTCCACATTCTCGACAAGGTCGGATTGACCATCGGTGAAGGCGACAGCGTCGCCATCGTCGGCGCCTCCGGTTCCGGCAAGACCACCCTGCTCGGCCTGCTCGCCGGCCTGGACCTGCCCACGCGCGGCGAGATCGTGCTCGCCGGGCAGTCGCTCAACGCGCTGGACGAGGAGGCGCGCGCCGCGCTGCGTGCGCGCGAAGTCGGTTTCGTGTTCCAGAGCTTCCACCTGCTGCCGTCGCTGACCGCCGCCGAAAACATCGCACTGCCGCTGGAACTGGCCGGGCGCGAGGACCCGGCGCGGGTGCGCGAGGTGCTGGAGGCGGTCGGCCTGACAGCCCGTGCGCGGCACTACCCGCGGCAGCTGTCCGGCGGCGAGCAGCAGCGCGTGGCGCTGGCGCGCGCGTTCGTGGCGCGGCCGCGGATCCTGTTCGCCGACGAACCCACCGGCAGCCTGGACCAGGCCACCGGCCAGCAGATCAGCGACCTGCTGTTCGCGCTTAACGCCGGCAGCGACACCACCCTGGTGCTGGTCACCCACGATCTGCGCCTGGCGCAGCGCTGCGAACACCGCTACCGGCTCGACCGCGGGCGCCTGCGCCAGGCCGACGCGGTGGCCGACGCATGAACGTGTTGCGCCACGCCGCGCGCGCGCTGCGCCGCGAGCTGTTCGCCGGCGACCTGCTGACCGTGTTCGCCGCGCTGGTGCTGGGCGTGGCGGTGATGACCGCGGTCGGCACCCTGGTCGATCGGGTCACCCTGGCGCTGACCGGCAGCGCCGCCGAGGTGATCGGCGGCGACCTCGGCGTGACCGGGCGCCAGGACATCCCCGCCGCGTTCGCCGAGGAGGCGCAGCGGCGCGGCCTGCGCCACACGCGCCTGGTCAGTTTCCCCAGCGTGCTGTTCCATGGCGATGCCAGCCAGATGGCCAACATCAAGGCGGTCGCCGCCGGCTATCCGTTGCGCGGCGAATTGCTGGTCGCGCGCGACGCCGCTGGCGCCGGCAGCGAGCGCGCCGGTCCGCCGCCGCGCGGCCAGGCCTACGCCGATCCGCGCCTGCTCGAAGCGCTGGGCCTGAAGCTCGGCGACGACCTGGAATTCGGCGCCGGCACGCTGCGCGTGACCCGGGTGCTGCGTGCCGAGCCGGATGCGTCCGGCGAACTGATGCAGCTGTCGCCGCCGCTGCTGGTCAACCGCGCCGACGTCGATGCCGCCGGCCTGCTCGGCCCCGGCAGCCGCGCCTCGTACCGGCTGATGTTCGCCGGCGCGCCGGGCGAGATCGCCGCATTGCGCGAGTGGCTGGCGCCACGCGCCAAGGCGTTCCGCCTGGTCGGCATCGAGGACACCCAGCGCGGCGTGCGCGGCGCCTTCGACCGCGCCGGCCGCTTCCTGGCGC
Protein-coding regions in this window:
- a CDS encoding TerC family protein; the protein is MAFEFLADPNTWLTLLTLSALEIVLGIDNLVFISIAVGKLPEAQRPAARKFGIAVACLTRIALLVSLAFLARMQGELFSVAGMGISVRDLVLIVGGAFLLVKGTMEIREMITGGEDADPTTSKASGVFWMVIAQIAVIDIVFSLDSVITAVGMAQHIPVMVAAVLLAVAAMLLAANPLGRFIDANPTVKMLALAFILMIGVVLILDGVDVHVPKPYVYAAMGFSVLVEWLNLLMRRRAAAHHVPGAGQW
- a CDS encoding diacylglycerol kinase yields the protein MADQFGHLPRGPRRMLMALRWSWQGLRAAWLHESSFRLEACLFVVLAPLALWLGQGPVQQALMIGSLLLVLAVELLNSAIEALIERYGPEHHELAGRAKDMGSAAVLLMLANVLLCWGLILLPRLR
- a CDS encoding SGNH/GDSL hydrolase family protein; protein product: MSRSPLRTALLATGLFVLGLHSALALTPAAVPKIPEQVSSPAWEADMQRFAQADAAHPPKPGGVLFVGSSSIRFWQSLASDFPGVDTLNRGFGGSEIRDSTWYADRIVVPYRPRLVVFYAGDNDLNSGRSPQQLRDDFLAFVARVRRDLPGTRIAYLSIKPSPARAALLPQVAAANALIRKAAAGLKQVDFIDVYTPMLGADGQPRGELFGADHLHMNAAGYALWRDIVRPYLQR
- a CDS encoding sensor histidine kinase, translating into MPYGLPRKIRLALIARILFAGCIVGLGSYLVVAVVQHSLVGSVMRQEAAHYWRLYAQSPAQPPPNSHTLRGYLVPAGQSDAALPAQLRGLDPGLHENRPGGEMVLVDETKAGRLYLVFLRAQAQRLAFWFGIVPALLTLIAVAVVGWLTHRASRRRLSPLNWLARRVSQWDPRHPSTADLAPENLPADVQGESRQLAAALHALALRVTDHVSRERNFTRDASHELRTPLTVIRVASDIAMTDPDLPPRLGRSLQRIQRAGRDMEAVIDAFLILAREADVVPQSETFEVADVVEHEAENARELLAGKPVTLRVSVLAATQLHAPPRVLHVVVSNLLRNACSYTDAGSIVVEIGSDRISIRDTGIGMSHEALQRAFEPFFRAEPDRPQGTGLGLSIVRRLCERFGWRIGLESAEGGGTTATVRFDPVK
- a CDS encoding response regulator transcription factor, yielding MRQTKETSGLVLVVEDNRNISEMIGEYLEGRGFEVDYACDGLDGYRLAAENSYDVVVLDLMLPRLDGIEVCRRLRNDARKSTPVLMLTARDTLDDKLTGLGFGADDYLTKPFAIQELEARLRALIRRERRQVGSEVLKVADLVLDPVSMRATRAGTELQLSPIGLRLLTILMRESPRVVTRQEIEREIWGNGLPDSDTLRSHLYNLRKIIDKPFDRPLLHTVQSAGYRIADIAQPMS
- a CDS encoding arylesterase, with protein sequence MRGNDTKGTPAWTRSAWLWACLAWCLLLPAIACAKGAAGPVLVVGDSLSAAHNIPLQSGWVALLERRLQQQMRAPPAVVNASISGETSSGALTRLPALLLKHRPAVVVIELGGNDALRGLTPAELRGNLEKMIVLSRDAGAKVLLLGIDVPPNYGPAYRQRLRAVYADLARQYQTGLLPFLLEGVALNPALMQDDGLHPTAAGQPTLLDNVWPKLKPLIGG
- a CDS encoding ABC transporter ATP-binding protein; this encodes MTIGEGDSVAIVGASGSGKTTLLGLLAGLDLPTRGEIVLAGQSLNALDEEARAALRAREVGFVFQSFHLLPSLTAAENIALPLELAGREDPARVREVLEAVGLTARARHYPRQLSGGEQQRVALARAFVARPRILFADEPTGSLDQATGQQISDLLFALNAGSDTTLVLVTHDLRLAQRCEHRYRLDRGRLRQADAVADA